One Kushneria konosiri genomic window, GTAGATGACGACGGCTCGTGATGCGGTCTGTAATGTCATGACGGAGAATTTCTTTGCCGATGAGATCGACGCCCGGGATCCGGTCCGGACGGATGAAGGGCGGCAGTTTAACGCCAAATCCGCGATATGTCAGCATTCAATTTTATACCGTTATCTTTTCCAAATCAGCAACTTGGTCGCAACAATCGTTTTTAATGTTGATTAAAAGTGAGCATGGAGATTCAGGAAAACCGTCAAAAGGAACAGGGTCGCTCAGCGACCCTGTTCCTGCGGTCCGAACGGCTACAGGTCGTGGCCCAGAACGACGGAACGAATAGCCGAGAAGCTGTGAGCTTCAGGAGGATGATCGAGATTAACGCCGAGAGCGTTACTGACCTCACGTGCAGAAATGACGCCGCGAATGCGAAGCCCGCCCTGCTCGTCATGATCGGTCACCAGCACATGGCGGTCACCTGACGTTTTAAGCGTCTGCACCAGATCTCCCAGTGTGGCACGTTCGATGCGCTCGTAATCGATGGAGTGCATGTCTTCACGGGCCAGCTTGATCATGTCGACCGTGACATCAGCACGATCAATGCCGCGTTCCTGCATGGCTCGTGTGACCGCGCTGCCGCCAAACAGGATACGAGCGCTCACGACGCCGGTAAATTCGCCCTTGTCATTGATGACCAGCAGCATATGAATGCTGTTTTGCTTCATCGTTTGCAGGGCATCATCGACGCTGCTTTCCGAGGAGACGGTAAAGGCACGGACCTTCTGGAAATCCGTCAAAAGCGCCAGTGCCGAACTGTCCATGTCCAGTGAAGCAGATGGCGTGTGGTGTCCCGGGCGACAGATGCTGGTGACGCTGTCCATTTCCTTGAGGGGCAGAGGACTGTAGGGCGTAGGGGTAGTATTCATGAGCGTCTCCTTTACATGCCTTTTCAGGCATTTTACTCAAACATGAAAGGCTGAAACCGGGTATCGTCCAATTACAGATGGGCCTTTAAATCGCCCCGAACCATATCGACAAAGGTGATGAAGCGCGTATCGCGATCGTCATCGCTGCGATCCACTCGACAGCCCAGCTGCATCGTGTTTTTGACCAGCAGTTCATCAAAAATTTCCAGCGTCACCGCCGTTCCCGGCATCGAACCGGGTGTGATAACTCCGTGCTCGAGCGTAAAGGTTTCAAGCAGGGTAGCCCTGACTCTTGTGGTACCGCCTTCTGCAATCACTCGCCGCACGAACAGCCAACCCTCGCAGGCCAGTTCCTCGCCGTTATCCTGACGACGGCTGAACAACGTGCGATAGCAGGCACCTTCTGAGGCGGCACGCTCTGCCATGCTTTTATAAGAGGCCGCCATGCGCGTTGCCATGGCGCCGGACTTTGCAAGCTTTTGCACGGCACCGAGGTGTTCCTGATCCAGTTTTTCCTGTCTGGAAAAACGCTGCCAGTGCCGGTATTGCTCTAAGATTGAAGTCACATCCATCCCTGTTGTCGCTGCCAATGATAGTGTCGAGAGCTATCTTGCCGATACACAACGCTTCTCGCCAGTCCAGCCAGTAAAATATGGCCTGTCACGTTGTTGAAATCGAGCAACCATCCATTGGAAACCAATGGCTTCGTCAGGTTTCAACATCGCTGTCTGTCGGTATCAGGCAGATCTGCCCGCCATCCGTTACAATCATCACATCCGAAGGCTCGACACGAATGAGAAGCGAATCAAAATGATGAACAAGACATGGATGAGCGTCGCTGCCCTGACCCTGATGACGGGGTGTGTTTCCGGCCAATACATTCTGGACGAACAGGTCTCTCAGAATCGGGAAATTCATCCTGTACAGGGCGAGGACGGCAATTACCTTGGGTCGTTCGCGCTGCGCAAGCCCTATACGGAAGTCACACCGATGCAGCTCGAGCAATGCCTGAGTTCGAATATGGAGCAGCGTCAGGTCAAACTGGCAGCAAGCCATCTGCGTGATCCGATAGGCCAGAGTGAGAAAGTAGCCTTCAATGGCATGTCGGGTGATGACCATCACGTGGTGTCGGGTTTAACGGGCGTTACTCATCATGACGGGCGTGATCTCGCGTATCGCCTTGAATTACAGCGTCTGCCGGAAGCCAACTATTATTATTTTGACCGTCTCGGTGAAGCCGTCGCTGGCAGCAGCGATCAATTTACCCCGATCGGTGCCTGGGCGAGCGCTTCACCCATCGAGGCAACTCAAGGGTATGAAGCCGTGGCTAATCATATTCAGTCCTGCCTTGAAAAGGCCGCCACCAACACGCCAGGTGAAAACCCGACCGGTTGGCAGCCCAAATCCTGATCACCACGCCAAAATCAGTCCTTCATGAAAAAGGGCCTCTTGTTAAAGGGGCCCTTTTTTGTTGTGACCAAAGATAGTATCAGGCTAGAACGCGACGATCTGCTCCAGAAATCGAGGGCCCAGCGCCGGTTCCATCAAAAGAGCAAAGACGACGCCGTAGGCGGCGCCCCACAGATGCGCGCTGTGATTGACGTTGTCACCGCCGCGGCGACCGGCATAGATCGACCAGGCGGTATAGACGATGGCAAAGACAATGGCCGGTACCGGAATGATCAGCACATAAAGCGTGGTCCACGGTGCGGCCAGAATGAAGGCAAACAGCACAGCCGAGACGGCGCCCGAGGCACCCAGACTTCGATAGTTCCGGTCAGTACGATGCGCCAGATAACTGGGCACAATGGCCGCGATAATCCCTCCCAGGTAAAACCCGATGAATCCGGCCGCGCCAATGTAGGAAACAAAAAAGCGCTCGATGGCCCGTCCAAAGAAAAAAAGCGTAAACATGTTGAAAAACAGGTGCGCCCCGTTGGCATGTACGAAGCCATGCGTCACGAAACGATAAACCTGACCCTGGGCGACGGCCGGCGGCCAGAACAAAAGTTTTTCGATCAATCGTTGATTGGTAAAGCAGGGGATGGAAACCGCGCAGGTCACCAAAATGAGAAGTAGCGTCAGTGTCATGCGTTTCTCGTGTCGATAGGGCGATTCGCTCGATCATAGCGCAGTGCGCATTGCCATGCCTGTTTCAACACCAGGTGCTTTTGTGGTCACTCCATGTGGCTCTCGTTTATGCTGAATGCCGGTATCACGACAAGATCAATAACATCACGATCCGGAGGTGCGCATGAGTGAATATCACCATGACGTCGGCCATAAACGCTATCGCTTTGAAAGTCTCAAAACCCTGATGGCCTGCGCAACACCCGAACGCTCCGGAGATCAGCTGGCGGGTATTGCCGCCGCTGACAGCGAAACACGGGCCGCAGCGCAGCTGGCGCTGGCAGCGGTGCCACTTTCGCGCTTTCTCGAAGAGATGCTGGTGCCCTACGAAGACGATGAGGTCACGCGCCTGATCGTTGACGGCCATGATCGGGAAGCCTTTGAGCCGATTGCTCACATGAGTGTGGGCGAATTTCGCAATTATCTGCTCTCGCATGAGGTCGACAGCGACGTGCTGGCGGCTCTGTCGCCGGGCCTGACGCCTGAAATGGTGGCGGCCGTGGCCAAGATAATGCGGCTGCAGGATCTGGTGCTGGTCGCGAGAAAATGTCGCGTGGTAACGGCCTTTCGCAATACGATCGGGCTGGAGGGACGGCTGTCGACCCGGCTACAGCCCAATCACCCCACCGATCATCCAACCGGTATTGCCGCCAGCATTCTGGATGGGCTGCTCTACGGCAACGGCGACGCGGTCATCGGCATCAACCCGGCCACCGATAATACCGGTGCGGTGGTCACGCTTTTGAAGATGCTCGATGACATCATTAGCCACTATGAGATTCCCGCCCAGAGCTGTGTATTGACCCACGTGACCACCGCAATCGAAGCCATAAAGCGGGGCGCGCCCACCGATCTGGTCTTTCAGTCCATTGCCGGCACTCAGGCCGCCAATCAGGGGTTTGGCATTGACCTGGCGCTTCTCAGGGAAGGTCAGGAGGCGGCGCTGTCGCTCAAGCGTGGCACGGTGGGTAACAATGTCATGTATTTTGAAACGGGGCAGGGCAGCGCGCTGTCGGCCAATGCCCATCACGGTGTGGATCAGCAAACGCTCGAGGCGCGTGCCTACGCGGTAGCGCGAGCGTTCGATCCGCTACTGGTCAATACGGTCGTCGGTTTCATAGGGCCGGAGTATCTGTTCAATGGGAAGCAGATCACCCGTGCAGGTCTTGAGGACCATTTCTGCGGCAAACTTCTGGGCGTGCCGATGGGATGTGATGTCTGTTATACCAATCACGCCGAAGCCGATCAGGATGACATGGACGCGCTGCTGACCCTGCTGGGCGCTGCCGGCTGTAACTACGTGATGGGCATTCCAGGCTCCGATGACATCATGCTCAATTATCAGACCACCTCCTTTCACGATGCCCTTTATGTCCGCGAGGTACTGGGTCTACGGGCCGCGCCCGAGTTCGAAGCCTGGCTTGAGCGCATGGCGATCACCGACCGTCGTGGCAGAATCATCGTGGAACAGAACCTGCCGGCCCCCTTCGCCCACGCCCTGACCCGGGCCCACTGACGGAGTGCATCCATGATAGAGCCATCAGATACGTCGATCACATCAGAGACGGGGTCCACGGTCACGCCCAACCCGTGGCGGCAGCTGAGTGAACATACCGATGCCCGGATCGGACTGGGACGCGCTGGTAGCAGCCTGCCAACCGCGCCGCACCTGGCCTTTCAGCTGGCACATGCTCAGGCCCGCGATGCCGTGCATCTTCCGCTGGATACCGAAGAGATGATGAGTACGCTTGAGTCGCGCTTTGAAAGCGTGGTGCGCCTTCACAGCCGCGCCAGTGACCGTGGCGAGTATCTTCGTCGCCCGGATCTGGGTCGTCAGCTCAATGACGACAGTCTCGAGCAGCTCTCGGCCATGAAGATCAAGCAGTGCGATCTATCCATTACGGTAGTGGATGGCCTGTCGGCCCGCGCCATTCATGAACACGCCGCCACGCTGCTGGATCACCTGATCCCGGCATTCGAATCGCGGGGTTGGTCGGTGGGGCCGGTGGCGCTGATCGAACAGGGGCGTGTAGCGATTGGTGATCCGGTGGGAGAAGCTATCGGCGCGCGCATGGGGCTGGTGCTGATCGGCGAACGCCCGGGGCTCAGCTCACCGGACAGTCTGGGTGTCTATTTTACGTGGAACCCCAAAAACGGGCGTCGCGACAGCGAGCGCAACTGCATCTCCAACATTCGACCGCGAGGCCAGTCGTTTGACGCCGCGGCGAAACTGATTCTGTATCTACTCGATGAGGCCAGCCGCCGTGAGCTCTCGGGTGTCGAGCTCAAGGACGACTCGGTCGTGGATTCCGAACTGGGCGATGGCCATCAGGGCAATTTTCTGCTGCCTCGGAATCAAACGTCCTGAACCGGCGTGGCTGCATCAGCCGGGATGAAGATGTCCTCCGGCATCGGCCAGCGTGACCAGTCAATCGCCGCCTCGACGTGATCGGCCAGTCGGTCGATCTCGGCCAGACGGTGGGCGTCATAATCGAAGGCGGCGGGCGCTGCCAGTCCTGCCCACTCAAGCAGGGCCTGTAGCGCGGCCGGGTGATCGAACACCCCGTGCAGATAGGTGCCGAGAATTTGGCCATCCTCGGAAATGGCGCCATCCAGCCGGCCGTCATCGAGGGCAAAGACGCCTCGGGAAAGCCCGTCACCCAGACTCTCGCCCACATGAATCTCATAACCTGTCACCGGGGCGGGCGTTTCTCCCAGCAGACAGTGGCCGGTCACGCGATGCAGCTGTTTATTGGCTTTGAGCGTGGTGGAAAGCTTGAGCCAGTTCAGGCCTTCACTCTCTCCGGCCGGGCCTTCCACGCCCTCCGGGTCCTCGATACATGTGCCCAGCATCTGATAGCCACCGCAGATCCCGATGACTCGACCGCCGTAACGCAGGTGCCGGGCCAGCGCGTCTGACCAGCCGCGCTCGCGCAGCCACGCCAGATCAGCGCGCACATGCTTGCTGCCGGGCATGATGATCAGATCCGCTGCGCCAAGCTCCGACGGATCTCGCACAAAACGTACGCTGACCTGCGGGTGCAGGCGCAGGGCATCAAAGTCGGTGTGGTTGCTGATGCGCGGCAGCAAAATGACGGCCACATGGAGTCCGTCTGCCGCGCCTGTACTGTCACCGCCACGGGACAGGCCGTCCTCGGCTTCAAGATGAAGGTCCTCAAGCCAGGGCACCACGGCCAGGACCGGCTTGCCGGTGCGCGCCTCGAGCCACTCAAGCCCTGGCTTGAGCAGATTGATGTCGCCGCGAAAGCGATTGATGACCAGGCCGACGACCCGCTCTCGCTCCGAGGCGCTGATGATATCGAGTGTGCCCGCCAGATGGGCAAACACGCCCCCGCGGTCGATATCGGCAATCAGAATGACCGGGCAGTCGACGGCTTCGGCAAAGCCCATGTTGGCCAGATCATGCTCACGCAGATTGATTTCGGCGGCGCTGCCGGCGCCCTCGACCACAACGCGATCATAGCCCTGGCAGAGCCGGTCGTGGGCGGCCACAACCTGTTTCAGCAGTTGAGGCTTGTAGGCGTAGTATTCGGCGGCCTTCATGTGGCCGATGGCGTGGCCCGCCACGATGACCTGAGAGCCCTGGTCGCAGGTCGGCTTTAACAGCACCGGATTGAAATCCACATGAGCGTCCACTTCGGCGGCCATGGCCTGAACGGCCTGAGCCCGGCCGATCTCACCACCATCAACGGTGACGGCACTATTGAGCGCCATGTTCTGTGGCTTGAAGGGCGCGACCCTGAGGCCGCGACGTTTCAGTATTCGGCAAAGGGCAGTGACCAGCGCACTCTTGCCGGCATCCGAGGTAGTGCCCTGAACCATCAGGGTGCGAGACGACCGAAAGCGATTTGCACGGCTCATGAGGCGCGCTCCTCCTGCTCGTCAATGGCCAGCAGTAGATCCCGCAGGCGGGTCTGATAGTCTGCCGGGGACTGCCACAGCCCACGAGCGATGGCATCCATCAATGTCTTTCCCATGTCCTTGAGGGCCTGCGGATTATGATCGTTCAAAAAGCGCTGGTTGTCGGCATCGAGTACCAGCGCATCGGTGATCTGTTCGTACTGGTAGTCGCTGACCAGCGCCGTCGTGGCATCCCAGGCAAAGAGATAATCGACGCTGGCGGCCATTTCAAAGGCGCCCTTGTAACCGTGGCGCTGCATGGCGCTGATCCATTTCGGATTGGTCACGCGAGAACGCATGACCCGGTTGAGCTCTTCTTTCAGAGTGCGCATCCGCGGGCTGGCGGGGTTGGCGTGATCCCCGAAGTAGAGCGCTGGTTGGGCGCCCTGCTGGCGGGCCGCGGCGGTCATGCCACCCTGGAACTGGCTGTAGTCGCCGGAATCAAGCAGGTCGTGCTCGCGGTTGTCCTGGTTCTGGACGATGCCTTCAAGCGTTGATAGCCGTTTTTCAAAAGCCGCCATGGCAGGCTCGCCCTCAACGCCCTTGCCATAGGCGTAACCGCCCCAGTTGACGTAGGCGCGGGCCAGATCCGCTTCCTCCTGCCAGTGACCGTTGTCCAGCAGCTTTTGAACGCCGGCACCGAACGTGCCGGGGCGGGCGCCGAAAATGCGAAAACCGGCCTGGCGGCGTGCGGTATCTTCATCAACGCCCTGAGCCAGCAAGGCCCTGCGCTGCTCGGCAACATTGGCCGCAATCGTATTGCCATTGCCAGGCTCGTTGAGATCCACGAGTTTTTGAACGGCACTGTCGTAAAGCGCCATCAGCCCGGGGAAAGCGTCACGAAAGAAGCCTGATACCCGCAGGGTCACATCCACCCGCGGTCGGCCCAGCAAAAATCCGGGGATGATTTCAAAATCGATCACGCGCTGTGATCCCGAGGCCCAGATCGGGCGCACGCCCATCAGGGCAAAGGCCTGGGCGATATCATCGCCGCCCGTGCGCATGGTGGCGGTGCCCCAGACCGAAAGCCCAAGACTTGTCGGATAGTCACCGTGCTCCTGAAGATGGCGCATGACCAGTGCGTCGGCCGATTTCTGTCCCAGCGTCCAGGCGGTTTTTGTGGGCATGGCGCGGCTGTCGACGCTATAGAAGTTGCGCCCGGTCGGCAGCGTGTCAAGTCGGCCACGGCTGGGGGCGCCGCTCGCCCCGGGAGGCACGAATTTACCGGCAAGACCGTCCATGAGCGCAGAGAGTTCGTTGTCCACGCTCTGGTGCAGCAACGGCAGCAGCGTATCGTTCATGAAATCGATCACGGCGCGTGTTTGCGGCCAGTCGTGATGATCAGGCGGTGCAGCATCATGAGACAGAACATGCTGCTCGATCAGCTGTGCGCCGAGCAGTTCAAGGCGCTCGCGGGTATGAGTTGAACTGCGCCATCCGGTGGCTTCAAGTGCCTGGAGCCGATCAGGCCGCGGCCCCTGCCAGGGCCACGCATCGAGGGCGAGCGGGTCGAAATCGTCATGCACTTCGAAAAGCCCCAGATCCATGGCCATGGCGTTTAAAAGGCTCTGTTCGTGGGGCTGGCTGCCGCGCGACAGTCGTACCAGCGCCATCAGCGTGTCGCGCAGCGAGGCATGCTCCAGCAGTTCGCCCAGCACGTGCAGCCCGTCGCGAATCTGCGCCTCCTTGATGTCACAGAGGTAGTTGTCCAAGGCGTCCAGCAGGGTCTGATCGTTTTTTAACGCCTCATCAATGCTCGGACGCTCGCCGACACTCGCCGAAGGCGACAGGCTCAGTTCTTCAAGCACATGAGTGTTGCGCACCCGCTCGATGATGGCCTCGCGCAGAAACTGCTCGCGGCGTTGATCAAGGCCGAGGGCCTGATAATACTCATCGGTCAGTCGCTCGAGTTCGGCCAGGTCATCGTGGATACCGGCACGCGTCATGGGCGGCATCAGGTGATCAATGATGACCGCCTGCGCGCGTCTTTTGGCCTGGGCGCCTTCACCGGGGTCGTTAACGATAAACGGATAGAGATGCGGCATGGGGCCGAGCACGATATCCGGCCAGCAGGTCTCGGAGAGTGCCGTGCCCTTGCCGGGCAGCCATTCCAGATTGCCATGCTTGCCGACATGAACAAACGCATCGACGCCATAGACATGTCGCAACCAGAAATAAAACGCCAGATAGCCATGGGTAGGGGGCAGATCCGGGTCGTGATAGGCCGCGTTCTGGTCGATATCAAAACCGCGCGCCGGCTGGACGCCGACAAAGGTTTCGCCCAGTCGCATGCCGGCGATCATCAAACGGCCCTGACGATGAAGCGGGTCGTTTTCCGGGGCGCCCCAGCGCTCAAGCACGGCCTGTTGACAGACGGCGGGCAGCTGCGCGAAGTGCTGCTCATAGGTTTCAAGCGCCAGACTCTGCGCTGCCGGCCGGGTCTTGATGCCGGTCGCGTCATTGGTTACGGTCTGCGTCAGCCATTCGATCAGTGCCGTCGGGTCATGGGGCAGGGCCTGTGTCACCGGGTAGCCCGCTTCTCGCAGGTGATGGAGAATGTTGAGCGTCGAGGCCGGCGTATCCAGCCCCACACCATTGCCGATACGGGCATCGCTTGAGGGATAGTTGGCCAGCACCAGCGCCACGCGCTTGTCCCGATTGTTTTTTTCGGCAAGGCGCACCCAGCGTCGCGCCAGCTCGGTGATAAAGCGGGCGCGTTCCTCATGGAGCTCGTGAATCACGATATCGTGCTGGCAGCGCGTGGAGTGATAGTGCGCTGACTTGAAGGCAATCGGTCGGGTGATGATGCGACCGTCCAGCTCCGGCAGCGCCACCTGCATGGCGATGTCGCGTGGCCGTAGCCCCATGGATTGGGATTGCCAGTCTTCCAGCGTGGTGCCCACCATGATCAGCTGCAAAATCGGAATGTGACGCGTCCAGGGATGCTGATAGCCGGCATGTGAAGCATCGGCACTGCCGGCCAGGGCAAAGCCGGTGGTGTTGAGCATGATCGAGGCATCACTCTGCTCGATCAGCTCATCAAGGGTATCCAGACACCAGCGCTCCTTGAGCGAGGCCACAGCGACCGGCAAAACGTTGAAACCGCCGGCCTCGAGAATTCTGATCAGGCCGTCAAAGATGCCGGTATTGCCCTGTTGAAGATGGCTTCGATAAAACACCAGCGCCGCTACCGGACGTTCCGAATGCCAGCGCGCCTGCCACTGCGCCAGAGTGACATGACCGGGCAGGGCGGTATGATCATCGATCGGGGCATGCAGCACGACTCGCGGCAGTGGTTGAGGCTCTCGCCACGCTCGCGGACGATCCAGAAAGTGATCTTCGAGGTAGTCGAGCAGGGCGCGGACATTATCCGGGCCCCCTTCACGCAGATAGCGCCATACCCGGTGTGCGTCCTGGTAGCTGACCGTTCCCGCACCGAGCAGACTTTCATCCTCGACGTCTTCACCGGGCACCACGATCAGAGTATGCCCATCGCGCTGCGCCCACTCCTTCAACTGCTCAAGACCATAACGCCAGTAAGAGGCACCGCCCAGCAGGGAGAGCACCACCACGCGGGCACCGTTGGGGGCATCGGTACCGCCCTGATCCAGCACCCGGTCGCGATAGAGATCAAATGCGGCCGGTTTTAACAGGTTCATCCAGTTGGCCAGCCGAATGCTGGTCTCGCGTTCGACGTCATCGGCCTCAATGACCGTGGCCATCAACGCCAGCACGCTGTCGGCGGCGGACAGGATCACCAGCTCGGCCGGTGACTGACCAAGATCGACAATGCCGTTGTCATCGCTGAACCCGCCGGGCTGGGCGGCGAAAAGGTGCATGCCTCACACTCCGCTATAGGACTGTCGTGTTGCAGGAGATTCAAATGGCCGTCAGTGGGAGATCAACTGATCTGCTCACGACGCTCGGCGCCGGCCAGCACGCTCTGCAGTCGCTCGCGATCCAGGCCCTTGCCGATGACCACCAGACGAGTCTGGCGTGTTTCGTCGCCACGCCACGGCCGATCGAAATGGTGGGTCAGGCGGTTGCCTACAGCGTGCAGTACCTGACGCATGGGTTTGCCGACATCGACAAATCCCTTGACCCGATAAATGGTCTGCTCGGCGAGTTCCTGCTCCAGTGCTCTGACCAGCTCATTGCTGTCCACGCTACCCAGTGTGACCACGCAGGAGTCGAAGTCATCGTGGGCATGATGGTGTTCGCGTCCGTGAGCGTGATGGTCATCATGGTGGGTATGGATGTCGTCTGCACGACCTTCCGAGGCCAGCTGCATGCCCATCACGGCGGCTACATCGACCTCACCATGCGTGGCCCAGAGCGTCTTGACGCGCTCGGGCAGCTCGCCGCGCAGCTGCTGTTCGAGCACACGCCGGGCCTCGTCATCCAGCGCGTCGCCCTTGCTGATGATGACCAGATCTGCCGAGGCAAGCTGATCATCGAGCAGCTCCTGCAGGCTCGGGTCGTGATCCAGGCTTTCGTCGGCCTGACGCTGCGCTTCGATGCGGTCGTGGTCATGCGCCACGCGCCCGGCGGCCAGTGCCGGGCCGTCGACAACAGTGATGACGCTGTCCACGGTGCAGAACTGCTTGATGTCGGGCCAGTTGAACGCCTGTACCAGTGGCTTCGGCAGGGCCAGACCCGAGGTCTCGATCAGGATGTGATCGATCTGGTCGCGTCGCTCGACCAGCTTTTGCATGACCGGCAGAAATTCTTCTTCCACGGTGCAGCAGATGCAGCCGTTGGCGAGTTCAAAGACGCCCTGTTCGCGCTCGATGGCCTCGTTCTCCTCGCAGGCCTCGAGCTGACAGCTGCGTACCAGTTCGGCATCGACATCCAGCTCGCCGAATTCATTGACGATCACGGCGATGCGTTTGCCGCCGGCGTTGCGCAAGAGATGCGACAGCAGGGTAGTCTTGCCGCTACCCAGAAAACCGGTGACGACGGTAGCGGGGATCTTGTGCAGTTCGGGACGCGAGGTCTCGATGGATGTCATGAGAATCTCCTGAAAAGGGGTTATCGGGAAATGTTCGTGGTGGCGTTCGGTACGGCCAGCGCACAGGTGGCGCGGTCGCACTGCTGGCGGGCTACGAGCAGTCTGGCCGGCGCGTCGCAATGCGCTCTGATGGCGGCCAGTGCTGCGGCCTCGGCCACACCGGGCACACCATGAAGACGCCTTGTGGTATCGCTGGTCTGACTCATGGCCGGCTCGCTTTCCCTTAGTGCCTCTGCCGGGAGAGGCATCAACGGGCAGCCCCAGGCCCTGGCCAGCGAGGTCATCGCAACTTCATGCTGACGACCCACCAGGGTGGCCACCAGGGTGATCTGATCCGGATGCAGTCCAGTGCGTGTCAGCATGTCTGTCACCAGTTGCATGAGGACCTCTGGCGGACAGTCACGCCGACAGCCCACCCCCAGAGCGATCGGGATGTTGCTGGTGTCATGGCCGCAAGGGTCACTCGACATGCGAACATGACTTGGCATGTGCCGATGCGCCGGGCACGGGACGGCCATCCATTGTTCCACCCAACAGAGCCGCGACAGCCTCGGGATTGGAAGGGAAAAACAGGTGCAGATAGCTGGCATTTAGCCGGCCGCGGCGAAAGATGGCCTCGCCCGGCGCCGGATGACTGGCACGACGGCCGTGTGCCATCGGTGTCAGGGTGTCGTGGCTTCGAGAGTGATGATGAGCGTGGCCGCGAATTTCACCTTCCGGCAGAGGGGCGCTCTGCATGCCCTGACAGCCTCGCTTGGTACGCATCTCCCCGTGACCGGGCAGCACACCGGCCATGGGATGGCAGATGCCGTGCTGGTCGGTCAGGGTCTGCTGTAGATAGAGCATACCGCCGCACTCGGCAAGTATGGGCAGGCCCTGCTCATCAAACTGTTGAATGGCCTGACACATGCCGTGATTGGCCCCCAGTACTGCGGCGTACAGCTCCGGATAGCCACCCGGCAGCCATAATGCATCAAGACTTTCAGGCAGCGAGGTATCGGCAAGCGGTGAAAACCAGCAGAGTTCGGCCCCCATGGCTTCCAGCAGGCGGACATTGGCGGCATAGATAAAGCTGAAGGCGGCATCACGCGCAATGCCGATGCGCTTGCCGGCCAGAGCAGTCGGGGGCGTATCGATATTTTGCGGCTCAAAGGCCACCGTGGGTGGCAGTTCGGTCAGGGCCTGGCCTTCCAGCAGATTGGCGGCGGCCTCGAGTCGCGCTTCAAGCGACAGGTTGTCCGGGTCATCCTGTTCGCCAGGCTGAACCAGTCCCAGATGGCGTGAGGGCAGGGCGAGGTGCTCCTCTCTGGGCAGGGCTGCCAGCAGCCGAACATCATCAGGCAGGCTGTCTTCGATCAGCTGGCGGTGACGCTCACTGCCGAGTGCGTTGGCCACAAGGCCATGAAACTGCATTTCCGGGCGGTAGCGGGCGAGCCCCAGGCCGATGGCAGCCACGGTCTGGGCCATGCCGCGGGCATTGATGACACAGGCCACCGGAATATCGAAGGCGATCGCCAGATCGGCGCTGGAAGGCGTCCCGTCGTGGAGGCCCATGGCGCCTTCCACCAGAATCAGATCCGAGACCTGAGCGGCGCGATAGAGCTGTTCGCGACAGAAGGCTTCCCCGGCCATCCAGAGATCCAGTGGCTCGACCGGCTGATCGGAGGCCAGTGCCAGAATCTGCGGGTCCAGATAGTCCGGGCCGGTCTTGAACACCGTGACGCGTCGACCCTGACGACGATGATGTCGAGCCAGTGCGGCGGTGACGGTGGTCTTGCCCTGACCGGAAGCCATGGCCGAGAGGAAAAGCGCTGGACAGTACGCGGTCGTTGACATCAGTA contains:
- the cobN gene encoding cobaltochelatase subunit CobN, which gives rise to MHLFAAQPGGFSDDNGIVDLGQSPAELVILSAADSVLALMATVIEADDVERETSIRLANWMNLLKPAAFDLYRDRVLDQGGTDAPNGARVVVLSLLGGASYWRYGLEQLKEWAQRDGHTLIVVPGEDVEDESLLGAGTVSYQDAHRVWRYLREGGPDNVRALLDYLEDHFLDRPRAWREPQPLPRVVLHAPIDDHTALPGHVTLAQWQARWHSERPVAALVFYRSHLQQGNTGIFDGLIRILEAGGFNVLPVAVASLKERWCLDTLDELIEQSDASIMLNTTGFALAGSADASHAGYQHPWTRHIPILQLIMVGTTLEDWQSQSMGLRPRDIAMQVALPELDGRIITRPIAFKSAHYHSTRCQHDIVIHELHEERARFITELARRWVRLAEKNNRDKRVALVLANYPSSDARIGNGVGLDTPASTLNILHHLREAGYPVTQALPHDPTALIEWLTQTVTNDATGIKTRPAAQSLALETYEQHFAQLPAVCQQAVLERWGAPENDPLHRQGRLMIAGMRLGETFVGVQPARGFDIDQNAAYHDPDLPPTHGYLAFYFWLRHVYGVDAFVHVGKHGNLEWLPGKGTALSETCWPDIVLGPMPHLYPFIVNDPGEGAQAKRRAQAVIIDHLMPPMTRAGIHDDLAELERLTDEYYQALGLDQRREQFLREAIIERVRNTHVLEELSLSPSASVGERPSIDEALKNDQTLLDALDNYLCDIKEAQIRDGLHVLGELLEHASLRDTLMALVRLSRGSQPHEQSLLNAMAMDLGLFEVHDDFDPLALDAWPWQGPRPDRLQALEATGWRSSTHTRERLELLGAQLIEQHVLSHDAAPPDHHDWPQTRAVIDFMNDTLLPLLHQSVDNELSALMDGLAGKFVPPGASGAPSRGRLDTLPTGRNFYSVDSRAMPTKTAWTLGQKSADALVMRHLQEHGDYPTSLGLSVWGTATMRTGGDDIAQAFALMGVRPIWASGSQRVIDFEIIPGFLLGRPRVDVTLRVSGFFRDAFPGLMALYDSAVQKLVDLNEPGNGNTIAANVAEQRRALLAQGVDEDTARRQAGFRIFGARPGTFGAGVQKLLDNGHWQEEADLARAYVNWGGYAYGKGVEGEPAMAAFEKRLSTLEGIVQNQDNREHDLLDSGDYSQFQGGMTAAARQQGAQPALYFGDHANPASPRMRTLKEELNRVMRSRVTNPKWISAMQRHGYKGAFEMAASVDYLFAWDATTALVSDYQYEQITDALVLDADNQRFLNDHNPQALKDMGKTLMDAIARGLWQSPADYQTRLRDLLLAIDEQEERAS
- the cobW gene encoding cobalamin biosynthesis protein CobW is translated as MTSIETSRPELHKIPATVVTGFLGSGKTTLLSHLLRNAGGKRIAVIVNEFGELDVDAELVRSCQLEACEENEAIEREQGVFELANGCICCTVEEEFLPVMQKLVERRDQIDHILIETSGLALPKPLVQAFNWPDIKQFCTVDSVITVVDGPALAAGRVAHDHDRIEAQRQADESLDHDPSLQELLDDQLASADLVIISKGDALDDEARRVLEQQLRGELPERVKTLWATHGEVDVAAVMGMQLASEGRADDIHTHHDDHHAHGREHHHAHDDFDSCVVTLGSVDSNELVRALEQELAEQTIYRVKGFVDVGKPMRQVLHAVGNRLTHHFDRPWRGDETRQTRLVVIGKGLDRERLQSVLAGAERREQIS
- a CDS encoding cobalamin biosynthesis protein: MAVPCPAHRHMPSHVRMSSDPCGHDTSNIPIALGVGCRRDCPPEVLMQLVTDMLTRTGLHPDQITLVATLVGRQHEVAMTSLARAWGCPLMPLPAEALRESEPAMSQTSDTTRRLHGVPGVAEAAALAAIRAHCDAPARLLVARQQCDRATCALAVPNATTNISR